In one uncultured Devosia sp. genomic region, the following are encoded:
- a CDS encoding ABC transporter ATP-binding protein, which yields MASQNLLSIENLSISFGRGDKARRVVEDLSLSIAPGECVAVVGESGSGKSVTAFSVLGLTGFNGGRIEAGSISFTRRDGAVTDLAKADEATLRQIRGDEIAMVFQEPMTALNPVFTVGEQISEVLRQHRGMDRKAADAKALDLITRVRITDPARRFNQYPHELSGGMRQRIVIAMALACSPRLLIADEPTTALDVTIQAQVLDLMRELSREDGMALLFITHDMGVVAEMADRVVVMRKGVRVEEQLVASLFAQPSHMYTRRLLDAVPRLGAMAGSAGPAPFGIDPLNHQAKLPSGEALLEVRNLSTWFPIHKGVLKRHVGDVRAVDDVSFSIGRGETLSLVGESGSGKSTIGRSILRLAKPHAGGVLLEGRDVLKLDHAAMRAVRRDMQIVFQDPYAALDPRLDAFEQIVEPLVIHNIDKGSALRDRAIELVRRVGLEDEHLDRYPHEFSGGQRQRLCIARALSLSPKLIIADESVSALDVSIQAQVVNLLMELQQELGLSYLFISHDMGVVERISHRVAVMQHGRIVEIGSREQIFENPQQDYTRQFIAAVPVADPSQRAIPKVPALA from the coding sequence ATGGCTTCCCAGAACCTGCTCAGCATAGAGAACCTCTCCATCAGCTTCGGCCGAGGCGACAAGGCGAGGCGCGTGGTGGAAGACCTTTCCCTTTCCATAGCTCCCGGCGAATGCGTTGCCGTGGTTGGCGAATCCGGCTCGGGCAAGTCGGTGACGGCTTTCTCGGTGCTCGGCCTCACCGGTTTCAATGGCGGCCGTATCGAGGCCGGGTCGATCAGTTTCACCCGCCGCGATGGAGCGGTGACCGATCTCGCCAAAGCCGATGAAGCCACGCTCCGCCAAATCCGCGGCGATGAAATCGCCATGGTGTTCCAGGAGCCGATGACCGCGCTTAATCCCGTCTTCACCGTCGGCGAGCAGATCTCCGAAGTCCTCCGTCAGCATCGCGGCATGGACCGCAAGGCGGCTGACGCCAAGGCGCTCGACCTCATCACCCGCGTGCGCATCACCGATCCGGCGCGCCGCTTCAACCAGTATCCGCACGAGCTTTCCGGCGGCATGCGCCAACGCATTGTAATCGCCATGGCGCTGGCCTGTTCGCCGCGCCTGTTGATTGCCGACGAACCCACGACCGCGCTCGATGTTACCATTCAGGCGCAGGTGCTCGATTTGATGCGGGAGCTGTCGCGCGAAGACGGCATGGCTTTGCTGTTCATCACCCATGACATGGGCGTCGTTGCGGAAATGGCCGATCGCGTCGTCGTCATGCGAAAGGGCGTTCGCGTTGAGGAGCAGTTGGTCGCATCGCTCTTTGCCCAGCCCAGCCACATGTATACCCGCCGCCTGCTCGATGCCGTGCCGCGCCTTGGCGCGATGGCCGGCAGTGCTGGGCCGGCGCCCTTCGGCATAGACCCGCTCAACCACCAGGCCAAGCTGCCGTCAGGCGAAGCGCTACTCGAGGTCAGGAACCTCTCGACCTGGTTCCCGATCCACAAGGGCGTGCTCAAGCGCCATGTGGGCGATGTGCGGGCGGTGGATGATGTGAGTTTTTCCATTGGCCGTGGCGAGACACTATCGCTGGTAGGCGAGTCCGGTTCGGGCAAATCCACCATCGGCCGCTCCATCCTGCGCCTCGCCAAACCGCATGCCGGTGGAGTGCTGCTCGAAGGTCGCGATGTCCTCAAGCTCGACCATGCCGCCATGCGGGCGGTGCGTCGCGACATGCAGATCGTTTTCCAGGACCCCTATGCCGCACTCGATCCGCGTCTCGACGCCTTCGAGCAGATCGTCGAGCCGCTGGTGATCCACAATATCGACAAGGGCAGCGCCCTGCGCGACCGTGCCATTGAACTGGTCCGCCGCGTCGGCCTCGAGGATGAGCATCTCGACCGTTACCCGCATGAATTTTCCGGCGGCCAGCGCCAGCGGCTCTGTATTGCTCGTGCGCTGAGCCTCTCGCCCAAGCTGATCATTGCCGACGAATCCGTCTCGGCGCTCGACGTCTCGATCCAGGCGCAGGTGGTCAACCTGCTGATGGAACTGCAGCAGGAACTGGGTCTGTCCTATCTTTTCATCAGCCACGACATGGGCGTCGTTGAACGCATCAGCCACCGCGTCGCGGTCATGCAGCACGGTAGGATCGTGGAAATCGGCAGCCGCGAACAGATTTTCGAAAACCCGCAGCAGGACTATACCCGCCAGTTTATCGCAGCCGTCCCAGTCGCCGATCCCTCGCAACGAGCCATACCTAAGGTGCCTGCACTCGCATAA